A region of the Synechococcus sp. PCC 7502 genome:
AGTAGCAATTCTTTTTAGCATCAAGCGAATAAAGCAAAGATTGAGTTTAGCTGTAGCATTAACGAGAGTTCTCTCAAAGTTCTTAACTAAGATTTTGCATCTTTCAACCCAATTACCCACCTTGTCGGCACAACTACAAACCCAGACAGACCTTTTTCTGCCTGCTTTTGCTTTGATACCTTAGGAGAAATTTCAAACCTAATCTTAGTCATAATCTCAGGATAAACCTTCTGTAAATCAGTCGTCAATTTTTCGATATGATAATCACTATCCAGCAATATCGTAGTTAGCGTAATGTCATCTGGCTTCGATTTGAAGTAATCAATGTTAATCGTTAACATCTCAATCAGTCCTTGGTCATCTGATACATTTGCTCTTGTTAAATAGGTAAAGAAAGGAAATCCCAGTATGTCAACGGCTAAATGTCTTTTGATCCCGTTAGTTGCTTTGTAGGAGCAGAAGCCCTTGGATTCTATACTTGCATTACAAGTATTTTTCACTGCTTGTGAGTCAATGATGATTAAAGTTGTCCATTTTGATTTTTTTTGACTGTTCACGGGCTGTTGCATGCAAAGCTTCCATAATCGCAGTAAATGTACCTGTATCTTTCCACTCCTTGTAGTATCGATAGACTGGTAAGTCTCGGGGCATATCTCGCCAATTACAACCGTTTTTGAGTTGGTAGAGTATGCCGTCTAAAATTTGTCTTTTTGTCCAAGTTGGCGGTCTAGTTTGCTTTTTCTTTGGGAGCAATGGTTCTATAATTTCCCATTCTTTATCTGTTAGGCTACTTGAGTATGGATTTAGCATTTTCTAAGCATCATACATCTTGCTCATAATAGATATGAAACAGGCTCTATAGAAGGACATAGCCATGACAAGATCAACCGATATTTGGCATCCCAGAGATTAACACCGAGATTGCTATGGCAGAATGTGAAATCAACAATTGTGTCAGATGAAGCCGAGTATATGTACGTGCTGTTTGACGACACAGTATTAGATAAACGCCATGCCAAAAGACAATACAGTGGCAACGAACATGGAATTGTGCAAGGTATAGGGGTGGTCAACTGTGTGTATGTAAATGTCAAACGGCAAGAATTTTGGGTAGTAGACTATCGGGTTTATGACCCAAATGGTGATGGCAAGAGTAAATTAGATCATGTGTCCGATATGCTTAAAGGGTTGATCAATATCAAACAATTACCATTTCAGACGGTGCTGATGGATAGTTGGTATGCCACACAACGACTGATGGCAGAAATTGATAACTTCGGCAAGATTTATTACTGTCCACTCAAGTCCAATCGCCTAGTTGATGATAGTGGTGGAGTGGAAAAATATAAACGCATTGACCAGTTAACTTGGTCTGAACAGGAACTGTTGCAGGGAAAATTGGTCAAAATCAATAAATTCCCCAAAGATAAGAAGGGGAACCTATTCTGGGTCACTGTTTCTCCAAGCAGGACAGAATTTGTCGTGACCAACGACTTAACTCAAGACTACACCCCTGAAGTACTAGCTATTTGCTCCATAAGGTGGAAGATTGAGGAATTTCATCGTGAACTCAAACAACTGACTGGTGTTGAGGCTTGCCAATGCCGTAAGTCTAGAATTCAGCGTAATCATATTGCTTGTGCCATGCTAGTGTGGAATCACCTCAAGCGTTTGGCTTTTCAAGCAGGTAAGACTATCTACCAAATCAAGTTTGGACTTTTATCTGATTACTTAAAATCTCAACTCATAAATCCTTCTATTTCTATGATTCTTGCGTAAGTCCTAACTTATACTCAACTGCAACGAGTCTTTCCTTATCCCGAACTAACGTTAACTAGGCTTGGTTTGGCTGGGAATTAAAATAATTGCCCAGTAGGGAACTGCTGTCGGATCAACGGTGGAGATCGCCTTAATTACTTGATTAGACATGGTAACTCTTTCAATGTATAAAGCCCGATCTATTAGATTTAGATCAATGAGAACTTGCTTAACCTTGGCAAAATGACGACCTAATTTGATAATAATTGCCGAATCCGATCCAGCTAGGCGATCGCTTAAAATTTCCGCATCCAAAGTGGCAGGCATAATACTAAGGACATCATTACGATAGGTCAGAGGCGCACCCAACATCGCTGCACTAGCAAAGGTCGAAGAAATTCCGGGGATAACTTCCGTTGCAAAACTATGGGACAGGCGGTTAAAAATATACATAAATGAGCCGTAAAGCATAGGATCACCTTCACATAAAACAGCAACATCTCTACCTGCGGTTAGGTGTTGGGCAATATTTTCTGCCGCCAAATCGTAATAGGGCTGGGAAGACCTTTCTACACTAAAAGGTAAGGGCATAGGTAGTTCAATCTGGTCAGAACGGATAAAATCAGCCACGATCGCCCGTGCTAGGACTTTGCCATTTTCCATAGTGGGGTAAGCAATTACAGGAACGGAAGTGATGATGCGATGTGCCTTTAGGGTCAACAATTCTGGATCGCCAGGTCCAATCCCCACGCCATATAAGGTTCCTTTAATCTCGCTCATAGTTCCTGCCCCTGCCCTAAAGAATTTACTGCTGCTACTGCCATTGCACTGCCACCTCTACGTCCATGAATGGTCAAAAACGGAATACCTATAGTATTTTCAGCCAAGGCAGCTTTAGATTCGATCGCTCCGACAAAGCCCACGGGAAATCCCAGAATTGCCGCTGGTCTGGGAAAGCCTTGATCAAGTAATTCCAGTAGATAAAATAAGGCTGTGGGCGCATTACCGATCGCTACAATTGCTCCTTCGATATGATCACGCCATAATTCTATTGCTGCTGCTGACCTAGTATTTTGAATTTTTGAGGCGATCGCCACAACTTCAGGATCATTCAAAGTACAAATTACGGAATTATTAGCGGGTAACCGACTGCGGGTAATACCGTTAGCTACCATTTGCGAATCACATAAAATTTTGGCTCCATTTTTAAGAGCAGTTCGAGCAACTTGAACTAGATTTTCAGAATATGCTAAATCTTTGACAATATCTACCATTCCACAGGCATGAATTAAGCGCACTGCGACCACTTCTAAATCGGTTGGGAGAATAGATAAGTTCGCTTCCGATCTAATAGTGGCAAAGGATTGACGATAGATTTCATTCCCATCTCGGATATAGTCGATCATGACAGTACCTGATGATGGATAACTAACATTTGATTACCGCCTTTTTGCAATTCATAGGCTACATTCTCAATTTTGGTGATATATCCTTGAGCATTTAGATATTGGATAATTGCCTCTAAGTGGGGCGATCGCTCCAAGTTTAGGTTAAGTAAAGGGAAAATTCGTACCTCTTGACTGACTCGTAGCATCTCTAGAATTCCATTAAGATGAAACTGATAATCCAAGTGATCGGAGTATAAAAATAGGAGATGGGAACATAGAGCCAAATCATAAGTATGACTAGCAAATTTCAAATTTGGTAACTCTTCTGCTAAATATCTACCTTCCTTTTTACCCAATTCATAGTCAGCAATAAATTTATGAACAGTATCCACCCTACTTTTTTTCAGCATCTGAGGGGATTGATGATAAGTCCAAACCCAAGAATTTGGAGTATTCTCAACTTGAATTATGATTTGATCGACTACCTGATAAAAGCGATCAAGAATTTCAGTAGCACTAAACTGATAAATAGGATCGATAGAAGTCAAACTATAGCCAAGCTTGGTACCTTCAGCATTAAAACTAGCAGGCCCATCTCCTACTCCCAATATATTCTTTTGCAAGTCAGTGTTACTAAGATTAAACATCCTTAGGTATTCATCTAGCGATCGCCCAAAGGGAACCACTTTCTCTAATTTCATCACCATTATTTATGCCTCCTAATTCTAGGATCAAATAAATCCGAGTTTTGTGCAATCATAGAACTATTCACAAATGTCTTAAAACTGCGATCACCATTCTTGGGATCCAATTGATAGTTGTCAATAAGTTCAGAGATTAAATTAGGTAATTCGGATTTTTGATATCTGCCCAATTCTCTATTTCGATCACCTACAAAGACTTCATAGGTATCAATATCAATTCCTAATAAAGTAATGTCGCTGGTTTGATGGTAAGCGCAGGATTTTTCGCAACCCGTAAGATGAATACTTAGTGGACGATCTAAAGTGATAGATTTTTCTAAATAACTAGCGATCGCTCTACCATCAGTTTGAGTATCTGTTAATGAAGATTTACAGCCAGTAATGCCGGAACAAGCTACCATTCCAGCATAGGGATGATTTTTAGAAATAGATAAACCTAGTTCTAATATTTGAGTTTTGACTTCATCAAGTTTTTCATTTGGAATATTTGGGATAATAAGATTTTGAAAGGGAGTTAATCTTAGAGATTTAGATATCTTGCCTAAGCTACGAAATTGTTTGGAGCTTAATCTTCCTAAAGGCAAAACTATACCCATATATGAGTATTCGGATTGCTTCTGATTATGAATACCTAAGTGTTGATAATAATTTTCTAAGTTCTCTCGTAATTCATCTAACTTCTCTAACTCATAGCCCAAAAGTTCTTGTAAAGTATTGACATAGGCTGTTATTCCCCATTCATCAATTAAGTCTCTTAAACGAGGTAATTTTTGATCGAACTTCTGAAATGATTTTTGTAGAGTAAAATTGCGATAGATTTCTGTTAGAACTTTAAGCACATCCAAAGTATGTTCAGGGCTAATCAGAATTCCTGTAAAAAAATTCACTAAGTGTAAGGAGAAATAGATTTGTTGATTATATGTAATTGCCTGTAAACAAATATCATTACGCTGATTAGTAATCGAAACTGCTTCACCTCCATCTATGCCCAAACTAAACTTAGGTGACAGAATAGCTAATTCTGGATGAGTATCTATATATTCCTGCCATGCGATCGCTAACGGACGAGTATCCAATAAAGCCTGTGTATCAATTCCCGCGGTGGGACTAATCATAATATTCCGTAGATGATCTAAGTCTGGATTAGGAGCGGCTAAACCTAGTTTCTGAAAATCCTTAAGTACTAAATCGGATAAAGGTTCTGTGGTGCGGATTTGGATATTGGCACGATTGGTAATATGAATAGAGTCTGAGGTTAGAGCGATCGCTTCAACTTGCTCATAGGAAAGTATGCCAAAGGGAATCCGAATGCGAGTAAGAACTCCATCCACCGCAGTAGTAGGTTTAAATAAACTAGGACAAAGATTTGTATTCATCACTTATTAAAAGTTTTTTATGAGTAGTTCTTGCCCAATAGATGCAGATTCTTGCTTATAGTTATTCATCCCATATTGAAGTTTCCACTCAATAACTTTAGCAAAGGTAAATAATTTTCTAATTTCAGGATCATCATCATAGGTGATCAACCATCTATGCTCACATTTACGCATATTTGCGGCAAATCTTTCATGATCAAAATCAAGATGTAGTGATCCTCTTTTTCCATAAAGTCGAGATTTAGTCGCACTTAAATAGGGAGGATCAAGAAATAAAAATACTCCTGTTCCTGCTCTTAATACCAATTTCTCATAATCAAAGTTTGTGATCTTAGCATTAATTAGACAGGGTGAAAGTTGCTCAAGCCTATCGATTGATGAATCAGTAAATCTTTTTTCAAAAGCTTGTTGTGAATAACCTCCAGAATCGACAGTTCCCGAAAAAGTAATGCGATTTAAGACAAAAAATCTTACTGCTCGATCAAATTCATTTAAACTTAATTCTGGTTGAGTGTAATAGTTAAATAATTCTCTGCCATCAGTATATTTTTGCTTAATTTCGGAAATAGCACTTTTCAGATTTTTAATATCATCTCTAGCATATAACCATAGACAATATAAATCATAGTTAAGATCATTAATCCAATAGTGTTTAATTCTTGTATGAAGGAATTGATTTACAGCAATAAAAACCGATCCTCCCCCCACAAATGGTTCTCTATAGTCATTAATATTTAAAGGAATATGGGGTAGGATTTGATCAATTGCTTTTGACTTCCCTCCCGGATAACGTAAGGGACTTTTTATATGAGATTTAGTGACCATATTAGTTATTGCCTCCAATCACAATTGTTATATTCTCATTAGATGTTGACTCTGAAAGCAGGCGTCTGATAGTATTCATTTCTTTTTCACTTAGAATACACACATTTTCTACAAAGAAATTTCTAAGTTCAATTAATCCGCAGGGTAAGGTAATACTTCCTTTAATATTTTGCCCCGTTAGCTTTAGTCTTGTTGTAAATTCAACTTGCTGATTATTTAAGAATAAGGAATCAATATTAGAATACAGAATCAGTTTAAATAATCCATCTTGAATATCACTAAGTTCTGGTAATGCTTTCTTGGTTGAATTCTTTGACTCTTGAATTATATATACGTCTTGATCCTTAATTATCTCATCTATTGTTAGATAGTAAGTGCCACCAAGATAATTTTCAATACTTAAAGTTGCCTTTGTTCCATCGGTAAGATATTCAGAGCTATGAGTAGTTTTAACTTCTCGATTACTAGCAGCTTCAGAACTCTTTAGAGATAGGTTTTTGAAATTCTCAAAATTTTCTTTAATCATTTCTAAATAGCTATTCATACTATCTTGAGAGTGAATCTGAGCATTAGTTCTATTAGATATATCTTGATAACTATTAAGAGATTGCCTAAATATTTCCAAAAAACGATCTTCAAGTAAATTCCTATTCCAATGTAAAGCACTTTGCTTATAGGCAAATATCTCTTGAATTTGAGATTTTATGAACTGATTATTAAATCTCTGATTAGTAAGTTTATGTTTATTAACCTGTTTAGGATTTGTACTTTTCTCTGCATCTTCATAGTATCCAAGCACAATGTAGATATTTAATAAATTCATCCATGAAAATGTAGAATATTGAATTTTATCTAAATCACCATCTTTACCTTCATCTTTAATAATTGGTATGACTGTTAAGACTTTAGCCGCATTATAAGTGTTGTATATTCTTGCGAAAGGATAGCTTCTAGTGCGCTTAGGAGAAACCCATTTTGAGTATGCTATTTCGGTATCAGCCATACTAATCATTCCAAATGAGTTGGATGTATTGACATCAAAATTTTCAAATTCAATTCTTTCTAGTTCTTGTGCCAATCTAACTTTGTATTTTACCCCCCGTATAAATCCTGTAAAGTTTAATAACTCAGGCATGGCTTAACCCTTTAGATTTAAGATTTGACTTTCAATTAGCGATCGCTCTAAATTCTTACCAATAAAAACCAACCGAGTTTGACGGATTTCATCACTTTTCCACGCCCGATCATAGAAACTTTCTAGGCGATCGCCCACACCTTGTAGCACCATTCGCATCGGTTTATTTACTACATTTACAAAGCCTTTAATTCTATAAATTTCCTGCTTAGAGATTAATAGTTTGAGTGACTCCATTAATTTAATTGGCTCCAAGTTATGCTCAGAGACTATTTCCACCGAGTTAATATCATCATCGTGATCATGCTCTTCCTCAGTATCGTGATGGCTGGGACGAGCATCGAGGTTATCTTCTACCGCCGAGTTAAATCCTAAAATCACGGCTGAATTCACGGCTCCATCTTTACAGGCAAGAATTTTTACGCCTGATCGCAATTCAGTTTTCAACCAAGTTTCTACCTTTGATTGTGCTTCAGAATCAACTAAATCAGTTTTAGTCAGCAATACTAAATCCGCACAGGCTAATTGATCTTCAAATAACTCTTCAATGGGAGTTTCATGCTCAAGGCTGGAATCATCTTGGCGTTGGGCATTTACGGCATCAAGATCACTAACTAATTTGCCATTAGCTACTGCTTCACAATCGACCACGGTAATTACCCCATCTACAGTGGCACCATTCCGAATTTCTTGCCAGCGAAATGCCTGAATTAACGGTTTAGGTAATGCCA
Encoded here:
- a CDS encoding transposase, coding for MNSQKKSKWTTLIIIDSQAVKNTCNASIESKGFCSYKATNGIKRHLAVDILGFPFFTYLTRANVSDDQGLIEMLTINIDYFKSKPDDITLTTILLDSDYHIEKLTTDLQKVYPEIMTKIRFEISPKVSKQKQAEKGLSGFVVVPTRWVIGLKDAKS
- a CDS encoding transposase; the protein is MLNPYSSSLTDKEWEIIEPLLPKKKQTRPPTWTKRQILDGILYQLKNGCNWRDMPRDLPVYRYYKEWKDTGTFTAIMEALHATAREQSKKIKMDNFNHH
- the cobI gene encoding precorrin-2 C(20)-methyltransferase, encoding MSEIKGTLYGVGIGPGDPELLTLKAHRIITSVPVIAYPTMENGKVLARAIVADFIRSDQIELPMPLPFSVERSSQPYYDLAAENIAQHLTAGRDVAVLCEGDPMLYGSFMYIFNRLSHSFATEVIPGISSTFASAAMLGAPLTYRNDVLSIMPATLDAEILSDRLAGSDSAIIIKLGRHFAKVKQVLIDLNLIDRALYIERVTMSNQVIKAISTVDPTAVPYWAIILIPSQTKPS
- a CDS encoding precorrin-8X methylmutase; the protein is MIDYIRDGNEIYRQSFATIRSEANLSILPTDLEVVAVRLIHACGMVDIVKDLAYSENLVQVARTALKNGAKILCDSQMVANGITRSRLPANNSVICTLNDPEVVAIASKIQNTRSAAAIELWRDHIEGAIVAIGNAPTALFYLLELLDQGFPRPAAILGFPVGFVGAIESKAALAENTIGIPFLTIHGRRGGSAMAVAAVNSLGQGQEL
- a CDS encoding SAM-dependent methyltransferase — protein: MKLEKVVPFGRSLDEYLRMFNLSNTDLQKNILGVGDGPASFNAEGTKLGYSLTSIDPIYQFSATEILDRFYQVVDQIIIQVENTPNSWVWTYHQSPQMLKKSRVDTVHKFIADYELGKKEGRYLAEELPNLKFASHTYDLALCSHLLFLYSDHLDYQFHLNGILEMLRVSQEVRIFPLLNLNLERSPHLEAIIQYLNAQGYITKIENVAYELQKGGNQMLVIHHQVLS
- the cobG gene encoding precorrin-3B synthase; its protein translation is MNTNLCPSLFKPTTAVDGVLTRIRIPFGILSYEQVEAIALTSDSIHITNRANIQIRTTEPLSDLVLKDFQKLGLAAPNPDLDHLRNIMISPTAGIDTQALLDTRPLAIAWQEYIDTHPELAILSPKFSLGIDGGEAVSITNQRNDICLQAITYNQQIYFSLHLVNFFTGILISPEHTLDVLKVLTEIYRNFTLQKSFQKFDQKLPRLRDLIDEWGITAYVNTLQELLGYELEKLDELRENLENYYQHLGIHNQKQSEYSYMGIVLPLGRLSSKQFRSLGKISKSLRLTPFQNLIIPNIPNEKLDEVKTQILELGLSISKNHPYAGMVACSGITGCKSSLTDTQTDGRAIASYLEKSITLDRPLSIHLTGCEKSCAYHQTSDITLLGIDIDTYEVFVGDRNRELGRYQKSELPNLISELIDNYQLDPKNGDRSFKTFVNSSMIAQNSDLFDPRIRRHK
- a CDS encoding DNA adenine methylase codes for the protein MVTKSHIKSPLRYPGGKSKAIDQILPHIPLNINDYREPFVGGGSVFIAVNQFLHTRIKHYWINDLNYDLYCLWLYARDDIKNLKSAISEIKQKYTDGRELFNYYTQPELSLNEFDRAVRFFVLNRITFSGTVDSGGYSQQAFEKRFTDSSIDRLEQLSPCLINAKITNFDYEKLVLRAGTGVFLFLDPPYLSATKSRLYGKRGSLHLDFDHERFAANMRKCEHRWLITYDDDPEIRKLFTFAKVIEWKLQYGMNNYKQESASIGQELLIKNF
- the cobW gene encoding cobalamin biosynthesis protein CobW, with the translated sequence MAAKIPVTVITGFLGSGKTTLIRNQLLNNQGRRIAVLVNEFGEIGIDGEILRSCRVCDEDGKEITPNIVELTNGCLCCTVQEEFLPTMQELLKRRDQIDCILIETSGLALPKPLIQAFRWQEIRNGATVDGVITVVDCEAVANGKLVSDLDAVNAQRQDDSSLEHETPIEELFEDQLACADLVLLTKTDLVDSEAQSKVETWLKTELRSGVKILACKDGAVNSAVILGFNSAVEDNLDARPSHHDTEEEHDHDDDINSVEIVSEHNLEPIKLMESLKLLISKQEIYRIKGFVNVVNKPMRMVLQGVGDRLESFYDRAWKSDEIRQTRLVFIGKNLERSLIESQILNLKG